A window of the Zootoca vivipara chromosome 14, rZooViv1.1, whole genome shotgun sequence genome harbors these coding sequences:
- the LDAF1 gene encoding lipid droplet assembly factor 1 isoform X1, whose amino-acid sequence MSKEMKELQKGWHTVMETVHSNPHVIAFMNSRIGQYLDDHPFVALSLLVFIAASAIPVAFFLVFVVSTTVIACIGVIVMEGFVISLGGLTLLCVLGGLGMLSMAVSGVLSVCYMSLTTLLSYWPTPDSLSKKEIANGSGFLPSNPPALDQDDANKKTE is encoded by the exons ATGTCCAAAGAGATGAAAGAACTCCAGAAAGGGTGGCACACAGTCATGGAAACTGTTCATAGCAACCCACAT GTTATTGCTTTTATGAACTCTCGAATTGGCCAGTACTTAGATGACCATCCTTTCGTTGCGCTGTCACTGTTGGTCTTCATTGCAGCGTCTGCAATTCCAGTTGCGTTctttctggtttttgttgtttccaCAACTGTAATTGCCTGCATTGGAGTGATTGTCATGGAAG GTTTTGTAATCTCGTTGGGAGGACTCACCCTGCTGTGTGTGCTTGGCGGATTGGGCATGCTATCAATGGCGGTGTCTGGAGTGCTCAGTGTTTGTTACATGTCTCTTACTACTCTGCTCAGCTACTGGCCCACTCCAGA cagTCTGTCAAAGAAAGAAATAGCTAACGGAAGCGGGTTTCTGCCCAGCAATCCTCCTGCCTTAGACCAAGATGATGCTAATAAGAAGACTGAATAA
- the LDAF1 gene encoding lipid droplet assembly factor 1 isoform X2: MSKEMKELQKGWHTVMETVHSNPHVIAFMNSRIGQYLDDHPFVALSLLVFIAASAIPVAFFLVFVVSTTVIACIGVIVMEGFVISLGGLTLLCVLGGLGMLSMAVSGVLSVCYMSLTTLLSYWPTPDLSKKEIANGSGFLPSNPPALDQDDANKKTE; the protein is encoded by the exons ATGTCCAAAGAGATGAAAGAACTCCAGAAAGGGTGGCACACAGTCATGGAAACTGTTCATAGCAACCCACAT GTTATTGCTTTTATGAACTCTCGAATTGGCCAGTACTTAGATGACCATCCTTTCGTTGCGCTGTCACTGTTGGTCTTCATTGCAGCGTCTGCAATTCCAGTTGCGTTctttctggtttttgttgtttccaCAACTGTAATTGCCTGCATTGGAGTGATTGTCATGGAAG GTTTTGTAATCTCGTTGGGAGGACTCACCCTGCTGTGTGTGCTTGGCGGATTGGGCATGCTATCAATGGCGGTGTCTGGAGTGCTCAGTGTTTGTTACATGTCTCTTACTACTCTGCTCAGCTACTGGCCCACTCCAGA TCTGTCAAAGAAAGAAATAGCTAACGGAAGCGGGTTTCTGCCCAGCAATCCTCCTGCCTTAGACCAAGATGATGCTAATAAGAAGACTGAATAA